DNA from Pelobacter propionicus DSM 2379:
CTCCACCTCGCCCAGCAGTTGCAGCGGCTCACGCTTTTCCATGCCGATGAAGTACTGTTCGTAGCGGGTAATCAAGTTTGTCAGCTGGCGCTCCAGCAGAGCCAGGTCGTCGACGAGGGCCATGGTGTTTTGTTCTTTCAGGATCAATGGGATAGGCGCGGTAAGAATATATCCAAAGCCCATGGCAAGTAAAGTCCTAATCGGCGCATATTGACTTGACGCTGGTTCGGGCATCGCATAAACTGATTCGCGCTTATACATTAATACTCTTTATGATAGGAATGGACGATACCATGGAGAATGTCGCAGCCATCATCCTTGCTGCGGGCAAGGGAACCCGCATGAAATCCGGGCTGGTCAAGGTGCTTCACCCCATAGCGGGACGACCGATGATTGACTGGCCGCTGGAGGCTGCCCGTGGAGCGGGGGCCGCGCCGGTGGTGCTGGTGGTGGGGCATCAGGCCGAGGCGGTACGGGAGAGATTTCAGGGGGCAGGGGATATCGCCTGTGCCCTGCAGGCCGAGCAGTTGGGCACCGGCCATGCCGTTGCTTGCGCGGCTCCGGCCCTGGCCGGCTTTTCCGGTACGGTGCTGATCCTCTGCGGCGACACGCCGCTTTTACGCGGCGGAACTCTGACTGACCTGCTCGCCTTCCACCGCTCGCAGGGAGCGGCGGTCACGGTGCTGACCGCCCGCATGGAAAACCCCCACGGCTACGGCCGGGTGCTGCGGGACGAGGCGGGACGGGTGCTGCGCATCGTGGAGCAGAAGGACGCCAGCCCGCAAGAGTGCTCCGTCCGCGAGATCAACAGCGGCATCTACTGCATGGAAGCCGGTTTCCTGTTCGACAACATCGGTTCCTTAGGCAACGATAACGCCCAGAACGAATTTTACCTGACCGACCTGGTGGCCATGGCTGCCCAGAAGGGGGCGACCTGCCTGGCCATGGCCATCGAAGACAGTGACGAGATCATGGGGGTCAATGACCGCGCCCAACTGGCCCAGGCGGCCCGCATCCTGCGCCGGCGCATCAACCGCGACCTGATGCTCTCCGGCGTGTCGCTGGTCGATCCGGAGCAGACCTACATCGACCAGGGGGTCGTTATCGGCCCGGATACGCTGATCCACCCCAACTGCTCCATCAGCGGCCCTACGCAGATCGGCAACGGATGCCAGATCGAAAGCGGCGTCTCCATATCCTCCTGCCGCATCGGTGACCGCTGCCGCATCAAGGCCGGCTCGGTGCTGGAGGATTCGGAGCTCCGCGCGGATGTGGCCGTGGGGCCCATGGCCCATCTGCGCCCCGGAACGGTGCTGAACGACCACGTCAAAATCGGCAATTTCGTGGAAACCAAGAAGACGGTCATGGGCGAGGGATCCAAGGCTTCCCACCTGACCTATCTGGGGGACGCCGAGATCGGACGCGACGTGAACATCGGCTGCGGCACGATCACCTGCAATTACGATGGCGTTAAAAAGCACCGCACCCTGATCGGCGACAACGTGTTCGTCGGCAGTGACGTGCAACTGGTGGCGCCGGTCAGGGTGGGGGCCGACTCACTGATCGCCGCCGGCACGACCGTGACGCGTGATGTCCCTGCCGGTTCCCTGGCCATCAGCCGCACCCCCCAGGTGAACAGGGAAGGGTGGCGCATCAGGATGAAAAAGAAAACATGAATTCCCTGCTTCGGAAGGGGAACAGCGGAATGTGGCGCGGAGAACGACCGTGACGAGACTTGAGCGGCAGAGCAGCGCACGCACCAGAATCCTGATCGTGGAGGATGATTGCGGTTTCGCGGAGCTGATGGCATCCATCCTGGAAGAGGGGGGCTTTTCCTGCTGCTGTGCCTCCAGCGGCAAGGAAGCCCTGATCTGGCTGGTCGCCCAATCTCCCAAGCTGGTTATCCTGGATTACTCCCTGCCTGATATGACCGGAGCGTCATTGATCGAGCGGATGCGGGAGCTGGGCGGGAATACCCCTTTCATCGTCGTGACCGGCAAGGACGACGCCAGCCTGGCGGTGGAAATGATGAAGACCGGCGCCTGCGACTACCTGCTCAAGGACACCTCCTTCCTGGACCGCCTGCTTGCCGTTGTCGTCCGTGCCCTGCAGGAGGTCGAGACCAGGGAACGGCTGGATCGCGCCAAGCATTCCCTGCGTCTGAGCGAGGCGCGCCTGGCCCGTGCCCAGAAGATCGCCCGTCTGGGGAGCTGGGAATGGGACGTCAGGGCGGGAGAAATCTACTGGTCGGACGAGCTCTACCGCATCTTCGGGTTCACCCCGGGTGAGCCGAAACGGATCAGCAAGGAGTGGATCTACAGCCTGATCCACCCGGCCGATCTGCCCGCCTTCAAGCAGCAACTGCTCACCTCGGTCAAGACGCTCCAGTCCTTCAACATGATTTACCATACTACCTCACGCAGTGGTGGGGAGCTGGTGGTCAACATCCAAGGCGAGGTGGAGCGGGGAGAGGACGGCAGGGCCTGGCTGATCTCCGGGACCGTGCTGGATATCACCGCCCGCATCAAGGCCGAGAGCGAGATTCACCACCTGATCAACTACGACACCCTGACCGGTCTGCCCAACCGCAGCCTGCTGCACGACCGCCTCAGGCAGGCCATAGCCCAGGCAGCCCAGGACAGGCACATGGTCTGGGTGCTCTGCCTGGACCTGGACCGCTTCAAGGGGGTCAACGACACCCTGGGGCACCGTTCCGGCGACAAGCTGCTCCAGGAGGTGGCCCGACGCCTGGCCGCCTGCGTGCGCGAGAGCGATACCCTGGCCCGGCTGGGCGGCGACGAATTCGTCGTCGTGCTGGACGGGGTGGTCAGCGAGAAGGGGGCCAGCATCGTCGCCAAGAAGATCCTTACGCTGATAGCGGAACCGATCCCCATCGACGATCACGAACTGTACACCACCGCCAGCATCGGCATCGCCGCCTACCCCATGGACGGCGAGGACGGCCACACCCTGCTGAAGCATGCCGACCTGGCCATGTACAAGGCCAAGGAGCTGGACCGCAACAACTTCCACTTCTTCTCCCATGACATGAACATCAAGGTCATGGAGCGGATGATGCTGGAAAACTCCATGCGCAAGGCGTTGGAGCGGGACGAGTTCTTCCTGGTGTACCAGCCCCAGGTGGATGCCCGCAGCGGACGGATCACGGGGGTCGAGGCGCTTTTGCGCTGGAATCATCCCGACATGGGACTCTTGACCCCGGACCGGTTCATCTACCTGGCCGAGGAAACAGGTTTCATCGTTCCGCTGGGCGAATGGGTACTGATGACCGCCTGCCGCCAGAATCGGGCCTGGCAGAAGCTGGGCTTCCCGCCGCTGCGGGTGGCGGTCAACCTGTCCGGCAAGCAGTTCGGCCAGCATCGCCTGGACGAGATGATCTCGGCCATTCTGCTGGAGACCGGCCTGGAGCCGGAGTGGCTGGAACTGGAGATCACCGAGAGCGCCATCATGCGGAACGCCGACCAGAACATCGCCATCCTACGCAGCCTGAAAGAGAAGGGCATCTCCCTGGCCATCGACGACTTCGGCACCGGCTATTCATCCCTCTCCTACCTGAAACACTTCCCCATCACCCGCCTCAAGATCGACAAAACCTTTGTGCAGGACATCACCACCAACCCGGATGACGCGGCAATCGCCGAGATCATCATCGCCATGGCCCAGACCCTCAAGCTGAACGTCATCGCCGAAGGGGTCGAGACCAGGGCCCAGATGGAGTTTCTCTCCACCCATACCTGCTTTGAAATGCAGGGCTACCTGTTCAGCCGCCCCCTCACGACGGACAAATTCGTCTACCTGCTCAGGGACGGGATCAGCTACTGAGTCTCCCCCTTCCGCAGCACTGATCCTGAACACATCTTCCCGCCAGCCGTCGTCTGAAATGTCTGCGTGTTGGTGTCTATGTGGGGAAGAATGAAGGGCCTGCCTCAGGCGATGAGCCCCTTATCCCGCAGGATCTGCTCAACCCGTTGCGAGTCCTCCACGGTAAAGGCAACCTTGACCCATTTGTTTTTGAGTTTGGCGAAGAAGATCCTGTCGCGGGTGGGGCGGTTCTGGTCTTCGGGAAACCAGGTGGTGAAGGTGCCGGTGCCGTGCAGCCGCCACTTGCCGTTCCAGAGGGAGGGGCTTTTGGGGATGATACGCTTGATGTCCGTGAACATGACCCGTTTGGGCTCGCCTCTGGGGTAGTAGTAGCGCTTGAAGATGATGGCGTCACTGGTGATGATCACCAGCCTGTCGGAGTAGATCGGTTCTATTCTCATGGTTTGTTTTTCCGTGATTTGGAGTGGTATCCGTTCGCGGTACAGGAGGGGCGTTTTCCTTTGCTCTGGAGAGATTCCTTTGGAAGCGTATATGAATAGGTATCAAGTGGAGCGCTGTACCTAATTATTGCGTATCGTACCTATACGTGATTTGTCCATGCGCCCCTCGGATTTCAAAAAGTCAAATACAGTACCCCAGTGCTTACCTACCTGTCAAACTCAGACCCCCTGAATGGTTCTCAAGCAGTGGATCAGCCCGTCCAGATCAGCCGGGCTTGCGTGGCCTGCCCGCTCCAGCAGGGAAGGGACCGCCTGCTCGGCCGGGATGCGGGGGAACCCGTTGTCGGTCAGGTAATGCATCAGCCGCATGGTGCGGAAGGCGTCGAACCAGCCGTGGAATGCGGCCATCAGCCGTTCCCCGTCGCGGCTGTTTCTTTTCAGGTTGTCCCAGGCGTCGGCGAAGCCGGCCTGTTGCAGGAATGACCGCAGAAGGGGCGAGATGTCTTCGGCGCGGTGCAACAGGCGGGCGCCGTCGGCGCCGTCGTGGCTGGCCACGCATTGGAGCCACTCCCCCACGATCCCGAACAGGTGCGGTTGGTAGAAGAGAAAATCTTCCCCCTTGACGAGTATGTCCCCCACGGCGCGGCCGGTGCCGAAGGGGACGCGCTGGGAGGAGCGGGGCGAGGGGTGGACCATGGTGCCTCGAAGAGGCGCAACGCCGCTGGTCTTGTGGATCTGTTGCAGGAAGTAGAAGTCCTCGCCAGCCTGGCGCTTGTTCATGCCGCCTGCCATGGCGTAGGCCGAGGCGCGGCAGGCCATGGCGCTCCCCACGGTATGAAAGGCATAGGGGGAACCGGCCAGCTCCATGCCCAGCACATAGGCTCGCAGGAACAGTTCGTAGCGTTCGATGGCCTCTTGTCCGCGAGGAGTGTCGGCCGACTGGTGGCGGAAGGGGAGGGATGCGCCGCCAGCCCGGCTGGTGGCGAAATGGTCTGTGATTGCCCCCAGGTAGTCGGGCTGCACCAGGGTGTCGGCATCCAGGCAGATCAGCTGGGGGTCGCCCTCGCCATAGTCGAGATGCCCGAGAGCCAGGTCCAGGCCGATCTTGCGGGCCAGCCCCACCCCCTGTTTGGGGGGCAGCCTGTTCCCGGGGGTTGCCGCATCGACCCAGCAGAGGTTGTCCAGTCCGAATGCCTGTTTCCAGCGGGTCAAATCCTTAAGGGTCGCGAGATTGTCCTCCGTCTCCCGTTCCGAGGCGTTGTCCCGCTGGTTGACCACCACTAGGATCAGCGTATCCCGCAGCAGGCGAGGCGGGTTGGCTGCCAGGGAACGCAGGGTCGCGGACAGGTTTTGCTGTTCCGCCAGGGCCGGGATCACCACGGCGGCGGCGAA
Protein-coding regions in this window:
- the glmU gene encoding bifunctional UDP-N-acetylglucosamine diphosphorylase/glucosamine-1-phosphate N-acetyltransferase GlmU; its protein translation is MENVAAIILAAGKGTRMKSGLVKVLHPIAGRPMIDWPLEAARGAGAAPVVLVVGHQAEAVRERFQGAGDIACALQAEQLGTGHAVACAAPALAGFSGTVLILCGDTPLLRGGTLTDLLAFHRSQGAAVTVLTARMENPHGYGRVLRDEAGRVLRIVEQKDASPQECSVREINSGIYCMEAGFLFDNIGSLGNDNAQNEFYLTDLVAMAAQKGATCLAMAIEDSDEIMGVNDRAQLAQAARILRRRINRDLMLSGVSLVDPEQTYIDQGVVIGPDTLIHPNCSISGPTQIGNGCQIESGVSISSCRIGDRCRIKAGSVLEDSELRADVAVGPMAHLRPGTVLNDHVKIGNFVETKKTVMGEGSKASHLTYLGDAEIGRDVNIGCGTITCNYDGVKKHRTLIGDNVFVGSDVQLVAPVRVGADSLIAAGTTVTRDVPAGSLAISRTPQVNREGWRIRMKKKT
- a CDS encoding EAL domain-containing protein, which translates into the protein MTRLERQSSARTRILIVEDDCGFAELMASILEEGGFSCCCASSGKEALIWLVAQSPKLVILDYSLPDMTGASLIERMRELGGNTPFIVVTGKDDASLAVEMMKTGACDYLLKDTSFLDRLLAVVVRALQEVETRERLDRAKHSLRLSEARLARAQKIARLGSWEWDVRAGEIYWSDELYRIFGFTPGEPKRISKEWIYSLIHPADLPAFKQQLLTSVKTLQSFNMIYHTTSRSGGELVVNIQGEVERGEDGRAWLISGTVLDITARIKAESEIHHLINYDTLTGLPNRSLLHDRLRQAIAQAAQDRHMVWVLCLDLDRFKGVNDTLGHRSGDKLLQEVARRLAACVRESDTLARLGGDEFVVVLDGVVSEKGASIVAKKILTLIAEPIPIDDHELYTTASIGIAAYPMDGEDGHTLLKHADLAMYKAKELDRNNFHFFSHDMNIKVMERMMLENSMRKALERDEFFLVYQPQVDARSGRITGVEALLRWNHPDMGLLTPDRFIYLAEETGFIVPLGEWVLMTACRQNRAWQKLGFPPLRVAVNLSGKQFGQHRLDEMISAILLETGLEPEWLELEITESAIMRNADQNIAILRSLKEKGISLAIDDFGTGYSSLSYLKHFPITRLKIDKTFVQDITTNPDDAAIAEIIIAMAQTLKLNVIAEGVETRAQMEFLSTHTCFEMQGYLFSRPLTTDKFVYLLRDGISY
- a CDS encoding glycosyltransferase, which encodes MQRTSPHEHPLPRQVATYLRTRATGGAWRLSEQPGRGFAAAVVIPALAEQQNLSATLRSLAANPPRLLRDTLILVVVNQRDNASERETEDNLATLKDLTRWKQAFGLDNLCWVDAATPGNRLPPKQGVGLARKIGLDLALGHLDYGEGDPQLICLDADTLVQPDYLGAITDHFATSRAGGASLPFRHQSADTPRGQEAIERYELFLRAYVLGMELAGSPYAFHTVGSAMACRASAYAMAGGMNKRQAGEDFYFLQQIHKTSGVAPLRGTMVHPSPRSSQRVPFGTGRAVGDILVKGEDFLFYQPHLFGIVGEWLQCVASHDGADGARLLHRAEDISPLLRSFLQQAGFADAWDNLKRNSRDGERLMAAFHGWFDAFRTMRLMHYLTDNGFPRIPAEQAVPSLLERAGHASPADLDGLIHCLRTIQGV